The Chloroflexota bacterium genomic interval CTTCGGTTCACCCGAGACGGTCCGCCAGCGTCTGGAGGCCTTCCAAAAAGAGATGCGCTTCGGCATCCTCGTCCCGCTGCTCCAGTTCGGCAGCCTCCCTCACGATCTCACGGTAAAAAACATGGAGCTGTTCGCTCGCGAAGTCATGCCGCACCTGCGGCCCCTCGGCCAGCCCGCAGCAGCGGCCGTCCACGCGTGAGAGGGGACATGACCGCCGCGTCCGCATGATCACGCTTACTCGATCCCAGCTCGCCCCCATCTTGGTCGGCCTCCTCCTCGGCACCCTGATGACGTCCTTGAGCCAGCTCATCGTGGCCACGGCCCTGCCCGTGGTCATCGCCGCGTTGGGCGGGATGGAGCTGTATAGCTGGGCGTTTGCAGCCGCGCTCCTCACCTCCACCATCGTCGTGCCCATCGCCGGCAAGCTGTCCGATCTGTACGGCCGCAAGACCCTCTACCTGATCGGCATGGCGATCTTCCTTGCCGGCTCGGCGCTCGCCGGCACGGCGCAGACGATCCAGCAGCTTATCCTCTTCCGGGCGCTCCAGGGCGCGGGCGCCGGGTGCGTGAGCCCCTCCGTGTCGGCGCTCATCGCCGACCTCTTCCCTCCGGAGCAGCGAGGTCGGTGGCAGGGCATCAACGGCGCCATCTGGGGCCTATCGTCCGTGGTCGGTCCCATCCTCGGCGGCTATCTCGCGGAGCACGTGAGCTGGCGCTGGGTGTTCTGGGTCAACCTGATTCCCGGGGTCCTCGCCGCCGCCATCATGGTGAAGTTCCTGCCGTGGTCGATCCGCCGCGCGTCGCCGCCCAAGGTTGACTACCTCGGGATGATGTGGCTCTCGAGCGTGCTCCTGATCCTGATGCTCCTGACAATCGTCGGGGGCGCGGCCTTTCCCTGGGAGTCGCCGCAGACCATCGCCTTCATCGGGATCGTCGTCGCCTGCGCGGTCGCCTTTGTCGCGCAAGAGCGGCGCGCGGAAGAGCCGATCGTCCCCCTGGAACTCTTTCGCAATCGGACGTACCAGACCGTCGTCATCCTCGTGCTGCTGACGGGCGCCGGGCTCTTTGGGGCCATCACGTACGTCCCGCTGTACCTTCAGGCGGTGCTCAACGTATCGCCCACAGCGACCGGGCTCCTGTTCGCGCCCACCGTGGTGGCGATGACGGCGATGAGCGTGATCGCCGGAATCTTCATGCACCGGATCGGCTACCGAATCCTGACGTTCCTCACCCTGGCCGCTGGCGCCATCGGCTTCGCCGTGATGAGCGTCATAGACCCGGCCCGTGGGACGTTTCCGGTCGTGCTGGGCCTCTCCATCATCGGGAGCGGCATCGGGCTCAGCTTCCCGGTGTTCATCGTGATCGCGCAGAACGCCGTCGATCGCGCGGTCGTCGGCATCGCCACGTCGGTCGTACAGCTCACGCGGAGCCTGGGCGGCACTGTCGGTGTCACGCTCCTCGGCGCATACATGACGGCCCGGCTGGCCGACGTGCTGATCACCGGCGCCGGCGGACAGAGCGACCTCGCCGCGCTCCTGCGGCCGGAGTCGCTGGCGACGCTGACGCCGGCGCAGATCGGTGGCCTCCGGACGGAGCTTGCCGATGCCATTCGCGCGCTGTTCGCGGCCGGCGCCGTCGCCATGACGTTCGCCGCGGTCTTCTCCTGGCGCCTGGAAAACCTCCCGACGGTCCCCGCCGGTCGCATGGGCTTCTTCCGCCGCCGTTGACGCGCGATTGACGGGCATCAACGGCCGCTGCGACGGGCGGCGTCGAGAATGAGGGCAGGCGCCGCCGCCTCAGGGGGCGGCGCACTCTTCGATGGGAGCGCGTGCACGATGCCGGACAACGCCGAAGTGACGAATCTTCTCAAGCAGGACCACCGCGAGA includes:
- a CDS encoding LLM class flavin-dependent oxidoreductase, which gives rise to FGSPETVRQRLEAFQKEMRFGILVPLLQFGSLPHDLTVKNMELFAREVMPHLRPLGQPAAAAVHA
- a CDS encoding MDR family MFS transporter: MITLTRSQLAPILVGLLLGTLMTSLSQLIVATALPVVIAALGGMELYSWAFAAALLTSTIVVPIAGKLSDLYGRKTLYLIGMAIFLAGSALAGTAQTIQQLILFRALQGAGAGCVSPSVSALIADLFPPEQRGRWQGINGAIWGLSSVVGPILGGYLAEHVSWRWVFWVNLIPGVLAAAIMVKFLPWSIRRASPPKVDYLGMMWLSSVLLILMLLTIVGGAAFPWESPQTIAFIGIVVACAVAFVAQERRAEEPIVPLELFRNRTYQTVVILVLLTGAGLFGAITYVPLYLQAVLNVSPTATGLLFAPTVVAMTAMSVIAGIFMHRIGYRILTFLTLAAGAIGFAVMSVIDPARGTFPVVLGLSIIGSGIGLSFPVFIVIAQNAVDRAVVGIATSVVQLTRSLGGTVGVTLLGAYMTARLADVLITGAGGQSDLAALLRPESLATLTPAQIGGLRTELADAIRALFAAGAVAMTFAAVFSWRLENLPTVPAGRMGFFRRR